The following proteins are encoded in a genomic region of Dasypus novemcinctus isolate mDasNov1 chromosome 3, mDasNov1.1.hap2, whole genome shotgun sequence:
- the RBM23 gene encoding probable RNA-binding protein 23 isoform X1 translates to MASDDFDIVIEAMLEAPYKKEEDEQQRKEVQKDSPSNTTSSISNNGSGTSGSSINGETSKKKRSQSHSRSKDRKRSRSRDRDRHRRRNSRSRSRDWQRQHRSRSWDHRRSSESRSRDRRHEDRVHYRSPPLGIGRRYGHSKSPHFREKSPIREPVDNLSPEERDARTVFCMQLAARIRPRDLEDFFSAVGKVRDVRIISDRNSHRSKGIAYVEFCEIQSVPLAIGLTGQRLLGVPIIVQASQAEKNRLAAMANNLQKGSGGPMRLYVGSLHFNITEDMLRGIFEPFGKIDNIVLMKDSNTGCSKGYGFITFSDSECARRALEQLNGFELAGRPMRVGQVTERLDGGIDITFPEGEQELDLGSAGGRLQLMAKLAEGSGIQLPTSAATAAAALQLNAVPLGALNSTALTALSPALNLASQAIASQCFQLSSLFTPQTM, encoded by the exons ATGGCATCTGATGACTTTGATATAGTGATTGAAGCCATGTTGGAAGCTCCCTATAAAAAAGAGGAG GATGAGCAGCAAAGGAAAGAAGTTCAAAAGGACAGCCCTAGCAATACCACCAGCAGCATCAGCAACAATGGCAGTGGTACCAGTGGGAGCAGCATTAATGGAGAGACAAGCAA AAAGAAGAGGAGTCAGAGCCACAGTAGAAGCAAAGATAGAAAGCGCAG CCGGAGTCGAGACCGAGATCGGCATAGAAGGAGAAACAGCCGCAGCCGAAGTCGGGATTGGCAGCGTCAGCACCGCAGCCGGAGCTGGGATCATCGACGTAGCAGTGAGTCACGAAGTCGGGACCGGCGGCATGAGGATCGAGTGCACTATAGGAGTCCACCACTTGGCATTGG ACGTAGGTATGGACACAGCAAGAGTCCTCATTTCAGAGAGAAGAGCCCCATTAG AGAGCCAGTGGATAACCTGAGTCCTGAGGAGCGTGATGCCCGTACAGTTTTTTGTATGCAGTTGGCTGCCCGCATTCGGCCTCGAGATTTAGAGGATTTTTTTTCTGCTGTTGGCAAG GTTCGTGATGTGCGTATCATCTCAGATCGAAACTCACATCGTTCTAAGGGCATCGCCTACGTGGAATTCTGTGAAATCCAGTCCGTGCCTCTGGCCATTGGATTAACTGGGCAGCGGCTACTGGGAGTGCCTATCATTGTACAGGCCTCACAG gcTGAAAAAAACCGACTGGCAGCCATGGCCAACAACCTGCAGAAGGGCAGTGGTGGGCCAATGCGCCTCTATGTGGGCTCCCTGCACTTCAATATCACTGAGGACATGCTCCGGGGCATCTTTGAGCCCTTTGGCAAA ATTGATAATATTGTCCTGATGAAGGACTCAAATACAGGCTGCTCTAAAGGTTATGGTTTCATTACG TTCTCTGACTCCGAGTGTGCCCGGCGGGCCCTGGAACAGTTGAATGGTTTTGAGCTTGCTGGTCGACCTATGAGGGTTGGCCAGGTGACTGAGCGACTGGATGGTGGCATAGACATCACTTTTCCCGAGGGAGAACAGGAGCTGGATCTAGGATCAGCAGGTGGGCGTTTGCAGCTCATGGCCAAACTGGCAGAAG GCTCTGGAATCCAGCTGCCAACCTCagctgccactgctgctgctgccctGCAGTTGAATGCAGTTCCCTTGGGGGCCTTGAACTCAACGGCTCTGACTG CTCTGAGTCCAGCCCTGAACCTTGCCTCCCAGGCAATTGCCTCCCAGTGCTTTCAGCTCTCCAGCCTCTTTACCCCTCAGACCAT GTAA
- the RBM23 gene encoding probable RNA-binding protein 23 isoform X2, translating to MASDDFDIVIEAMLEAPYKKEEDEQQRKEVQKDSPSNTTSSISNNGSGTSGSSINGETSKKKRSQSHSRSKDRKRSRSRDRDRHRRRNSRSRSRDWQRQHRSRSWDHRRSSESRSRDRRHEDRVHYRSPPLGIGRRYGHSKSPHFREKSPIREPVDNLSPEERDARTVFCMQLAARIRPRDLEDFFSAVGKVRDVRIISDRNSHRSKGIAYVEFCEIQSVPLAIGLTGQRLLGVPIIVQASQAEKNRLAAMANNLQKGSGGPMRLYVGSLHFNITEDMLRGIFEPFGKIDNIVLMKDSNTGCSKGYGFITFSDSECARRALEQLNGFELAGRPMRVGQVTERLDGGIDITFPEGEQELDLGSAGGRLQLMAKLAEGSGIQLPTSAATAAAALQLNAVPLGALNSTALTALSPALNLASQAIASQCFQLSSLFTPQTM from the exons ATGGCATCTGATGACTTTGATATAGTGATTGAAGCCATGTTGGAAGCTCCCTATAAAAAAGAGGAG GATGAGCAGCAAAGGAAAGAAGTTCAAAAGGACAGCCCTAGCAATACCACCAGCAGCATCAGCAACAATGGCAGTGGTACCAGTGGGAGCAGCATTAATGGAGAGACAAGCAA AAAGAAGAGGAGTCAGAGCCACAGTAGAAGCAAAGATAGAAAGCGCAG CCGGAGTCGAGACCGAGATCGGCATAGAAGGAGAAACAGCCGCAGCCGAAGTCGGGATTGGCAGCGTCAGCACCGCAGCCGGAGCTGGGATCATCGACGTAGCAGTGAGTCACGAAGTCGGGACCGGCGGCATGAGGATCGAGTGCACTATAGGAGTCCACCACTTGGCATTGG ACGTAGGTATGGACACAGCAAGAGTCCTCATTTCAGAGAGAAGAGCCCCATTAG AGAGCCAGTGGATAACCTGAGTCCTGAGGAGCGTGATGCCCGTACAGTTTTTTGTATGCAGTTGGCTGCCCGCATTCGGCCTCGAGATTTAGAGGATTTTTTTTCTGCTGTTGGCAAG GTTCGTGATGTGCGTATCATCTCAGATCGAAACTCACATCGTTCTAAGGGCATCGCCTACGTGGAATTCTGTGAAATCCAGTCCGTGCCTCTGGCCATTGGATTAACTGGGCAGCGGCTACTGGGAGTGCCTATCATTGTACAGGCCTCACAG gcTGAAAAAAACCGACTGGCAGCCATGGCCAACAACCTGCAGAAGGGCAGTGGTGGGCCAATGCGCCTCTATGTGGGCTCCCTGCACTTCAATATCACTGAGGACATGCTCCGGGGCATCTTTGAGCCCTTTGGCAAA ATTGATAATATTGTCCTGATGAAGGACTCAAATACAGGCTGCTCTAAAGGTTATGGTTTCATTACG TTCTCTGACTCCGAGTGTGCCCGGCGGGCCCTGGAACAGTTGAATGGTTTTGAGCTTGCTGGTCGACCTATGAGGGTTGGCCAGGTGACTGAGCGACTGGATGGTGGCATAGACATCACTTTTCCCGAGGGAGAACAGGAGCTGGATCTAGGATCAGCAGGTGGGCGTTTGCAGCTCATGGCCAAACTGGCAGAAG GCTCTGGAATCCAGCTGCCAACCTCagctgccactgctgctgctgccctGCAGTTGAATGCAGTTCCCTTGGGGGCCTTGAACTCAACGGCTCTGACTG CTCTGAGTCCAGCCCTGAACCTTGCCTCCCAGGCAATTGCCTCCCAGTGCTTTCAGCTCTCCAGCCTCTTTACCCCTCAGACCATGTGA